CATTCATCACAAACAAATCCAATCAAATGGAAAAATCAGCAGCCACACTTGCTGCATCCGTTGACACCCTTCAATCCATGTCAGATGAGTTACACAACCAGTCACAAAACCAAGCGGCATCCGTTGAAGAAATCTCTGCTTCGGTAGAAGAACTATCCTCTTCTGCAGTCAGTTCTGCCAATCTAGTGGAAGACCAGGTAACAAGAGTTAAAATTGTTGACCAAGACTTTTTATCTCTACAAAATATCAGTGAAAGTGTAAAAGCAAAAACCACACAAATTGCAAAAGATGTCAGTCTCTCAGCCGACTTCAGCAGAAAAGTAAAAACTTCTTCCGAGGAACTTAACACCATTTATTCAGATCTCAACAAAGCCTTTGCTAAAGTAGAAGAAATCAACCAGATGATGTCAGAAATTGCTGATCAAACCAACTTACTCGCATTAAATGCTTCAATCGAAGCAGCCCGAGCTGGAGAACATGGACGTGGATTTGCCGTTGTAGCCCAAGAAGTCGCAAAACTGGCTGAACGTTCTCAATCGAACGCAGGCACCATTGCTAAAATTGTAAAGGAAGCTGGACTAAAAATTAACGAAGGTACCAGGTTTTCCAAAGAAGTCAAAACCCAAGTCGAAAGCCAAAACGGGGAATTACTGCGGATCGAAACGGAAATTTTAAGTTTGGAAGGCCATGTCACTGAACAAGAAAATTTAAACACCAAACTCAGGGTTACTTTCTCCGAACTCCATGTACTCTCAGAACAAATTGGTGTGATTGCACAGGAACAAATGTCTGGCAGTAAAGAAATCAACCACGCCATTACAGTCATCGATGAAACCACTCAAAAACTGGCTGACTCTGTCCAACTCCTCTATGAAGAAATCAATGAGATCCATTCGCAATCCAAACAATTAACAGCAAACTAAGGGATTTCCCTTTAGCTGAACTTAGTTTTAGGAATAAACCTGTCTTTACAATAGGTAGCTCTCCTAAAACCTTGGGAAATTGTAGGAAATAAATTGCTTTCCTAAATTTGCCATGCTGAAACCGAAACATACCAATCTACCCGGCCAAAGAATTGAAGATACCATCATGGCCATTTTGGAAGAAGGTTCATGTCATGAAGAAACAATCATCCAAAAAATCAAAGAAAGCCAATTCCATAATTTAGAAGACTCCGGGATTTATTCTGCCCTCATCAAAGTTCTAACTTCCTTAGAGATTCCTGAGAATGATTCTGCAAACATTTGGCAAGAAATTATAAATAATAAACACAAATTGACTCAGTGTATGGGGCGCGAAGTCGGAATCCAGATCGCAACCTTAGATTATTTTACTAATATCAATCAAAAACTAAAAAATCCAAAAATCATCGAAATGAAACTTTTCGCTGATACCGAGAAACTAATATTAGTTGATGAACTCACAAAATTATACAACCGAAGACACTTCGAAAAAGCACTTGTTCGTGAATTCAAACAATCAACAAGATACAATCAAAATCTAACACTACTCATCATAGACATTGATGATTTCAAAAAAATCAATGATACTTATGGTCATACAATGGGTGATGAAATTCTC
This sequence is a window from Leptospira kanakyensis. Protein-coding genes within it:
- a CDS encoding methyl-accepting chemotaxis protein; its protein translation is MSAETNEISRFERNLFRKGVSLIVYTKYGLSAVFLLGVAANVATKSFVPNLIGSLAFLFNGIIPGYFLRKGKEVSRIWAFTIIFIDLLILVSFFYLDIYNNYVKGDASNTVNAGIFYIIFVFIAIYSSFLFESKLVLIVGIISTCLYIGGIFLSSKLGAALVGKATPEMLRANHIIVATEVQKVIFYFGVIFSLRFVVSLMREMQSDLKIKLKDTLEKQTFITNKSNQMEKSAATLAASVDTLQSMSDELHNQSQNQAASVEEISASVEELSSSAVSSANLVEDQVTRVKIVDQDFLSLQNISESVKAKTTQIAKDVSLSADFSRKVKTSSEELNTIYSDLNKAFAKVEEINQMMSEIADQTNLLALNASIEAARAGEHGRGFAVVAQEVAKLAERSQSNAGTIAKIVKEAGLKINEGTRFSKEVKTQVESQNGELLRIETEILSLEGHVTEQENLNTKLRVTFSELHVLSEQIGVIAQEQMSGSKEINHAITVIDETTQKLADSVQLLYEEINEIHSQSKQLTAN